The Zingiber officinale cultivar Zhangliang chromosome 9A, Zo_v1.1, whole genome shotgun sequence genome window below encodes:
- the LOC122019295 gene encoding uncharacterized protein LOC122019295 — MEEEKAREYQELVRLFSKVEVNVPLLTMIKQIPNYAKFLKDLCVHKKKLKGNELISMGKNVLALLQPVPQKCEDPGVFTVPCVIGDCIFEDAMLDLGASINVMPKLVFQSLRIGPLQPTGVVIQLANRSQAHPAGVIEDVLVKVRELIFPTDFYILDMEGDVLANRAPLILGRPFLKTARTKIDVHAGTLFMEIGDTVVLFSIFEAMKNPREDHSILSMDISEELDGMEFVSDIDLDLEDSDFGTENEFVALLEDVLDVEFDVNSSECVGDCLGEALPLGSLREQEVSVGDCSVALPLESPTTDQTQEELKPLSQHLKYAFLGENQQLPAIIAQNLEPDQEEKLLEILRQHKKAIGWTLADIPGISPSICMHRIYLEEDVKPVRQLQRRLNPLILDVVKKEVTRLLQACIIYPISDSKWVSPIHVVPKKSGVTMVANEENELVPTRVKNSWRVCVDYRKLNQVSRKDHYPLPFIDQMLARLADLHRPRGPGEDYLHLPFWDIRIS; from the exons GCCAAATTCCTCAAGGATCTTTGTGTgcacaaaaagaaattaaaggGGAATGAATTGATAAGTATGGGAAAGAATGTTTTAGCATTACTTCAGCCAGTTCCTCAGAAGTGTGAAGATCCAGGAGTTTTCACCGTGCCTTGTGTGATAGGAGATTGTATCTTTGAGG atgCGATGTTAGATCTTGGAGCTTCTATTAATGTGATGCCTAAATTAGTTTTTCAGTCATTAAGAATTGGACCTTTGCAGCCTACAGGTGTAGTGATTCAGTTGGCCAACCGAAGTCAAGCACACCCAGCAGGAGTAATTGAGGATGTATTGGTAAAAGTGAGGGAGTTAATTTTTCCTACAGATTTTTACATCTTAGATATGGAGGGTGATGTGCTTGCAAACAGGGCTCCACTTATTCTTGGACGTCCATTCTTGAAGACTGCTAGAACCAAGATAGATGTACATGCAGGAACTCTTTTTATGGAGATAGGAGACACAGTGGTTCTTTTCAGCATTTTTGAGGCTATGAAGAATCCTAGAGAggatcattctatacttagcaTGGATATCTCGGAGGAGTTGGATGGCATGGAGTTTGTGTCAGATATTGATTTAGACTTAGAGGATTCTGATTTTGGTACAGAGAATGAATTTGTTGCATTATTGGAAGATGTTTTAGATGTGGAATTTGATGTTAACTCAAGTGaatgcgtaggggattgcttGGGAGAAGCATTGCCCCTAGGATCGCTCAGAGAGCAAGaggtaagtgtaggggattgctcagTAGCACTACCCCTAGAATCACCTACTACTGACCAGACACAGGAGGAATTGAAACCATTATCTCAGCATTTGAAGTATGCATTTTTGGGAGAAAATCAGCAGTTACCTGCCATTATAGCTCAGAATTTGGAACCAGATCAGGAGGAAAAATTGTTAGAGATTCTGAGACAGCATAAAAAGGCCATTGGATGGACTCTGGCAGACATTCCTGGGATTAGTCCTTCCATTTGTATGCATAGAATCTATTTGGAGGAGGATGTGAAGCCAGTGAGACAGCTACAGAGGCGACTGAACCCTTTGATCTTAGATGTGGTAAAGAAAGAGGTGACCAGACTCTTACAGGCATGCATTATTTATCCGATATCTGACAGCAAATGGGTAAGTCCTATCCATGTGGTTCCAAAGAAGTCAGGGGTGACAATGGTAGCGAATGAAGAGAACGAGTTAGTTCCCACGAGAGTGAAGAATTCTTGGAGGGTATGTGTGGATTACAGGAAGCTTAATCAAGTAAGCAGGAAGGATCATTATCCACttccttttattgatcagatgttggcGAGGCTGGCAG ATCTGCATCGACCCagaggaccaggagaagactaccttCACTTGCCCTTTTGGGACATTCGCATATCGTAG